The following coding sequences lie in one Ignatzschineria sp. RMDPL8A genomic window:
- the map gene encoding type I methionyl aminopeptidase, whose protein sequence is MTKVVIKTAEQIEGIRKANQLVANILHAIEPYVKAGVTTKEIDDRIHQMMKDEGAISGSLNYGHPPFPGASCISINHVVCHGIPSDRPLKNGDIVNVDVCLDKDGYFGDSSRMFCVGEVSIMAQRLVDATYECMMLGIEEVKPGAPFRNIGRAIEKNAKRYNYSIVQEFCGHGVGLALHEAPQVLHYDSPMVRDIMEPGMIFTIEPMINVGRPETKVLNDGWTAVTRDRSLTAQWEHAVLVTEDGYEILSLPTSR, encoded by the coding sequence ATGACTAAAGTCGTGATTAAAACCGCAGAACAGATCGAAGGGATTCGTAAAGCGAATCAGCTCGTTGCCAATATTTTGCACGCAATCGAACCGTATGTGAAGGCGGGGGTTACCACGAAAGAGATCGATGATCGTATTCACCAAATGATGAAAGATGAGGGCGCTATTTCAGGCAGCCTCAATTACGGTCATCCCCCTTTTCCGGGTGCGTCATGTATCTCCATTAACCATGTGGTCTGCCACGGAATTCCGTCCGATCGTCCGCTTAAAAATGGCGATATTGTCAACGTCGATGTCTGTTTAGATAAAGATGGGTATTTTGGCGATTCAAGCCGTATGTTCTGTGTGGGCGAAGTCTCCATTATGGCGCAGCGTCTTGTTGATGCCACTTACGAGTGCATGATGCTCGGCATTGAAGAGGTAAAACCGGGCGCGCCCTTTAGAAATATTGGCCGTGCGATCGAGAAAAATGCGAAGCGTTATAACTACTCCATCGTGCAAGAATTTTGCGGTCATGGGGTGGGATTAGCCCTGCATGAAGCGCCGCAAGTACTCCATTATGATTCGCCAATGGTGCGTGACATTATGGAACCAGGCATGATCTTTACGATCGAACCGATGATTAATGTCGGTCGCCCTGAAACAAAAGTATTAAACGATGGTTGGACCGCCGTCACGCGTGACCGCTCGCTCACCGCGCAGTGGGAACACGCCGTTTTAGTGACCGAAGATGGCTATGAAATCTTAAGCTTACCAACCTCGCGTTAA
- the dcd gene encoding dCTP deaminase: MSIKSDHWIRRQAQQHGMIEPFEYGQVRENEQGRIISYGTSSYGYDVRCSNEFKVFTNINSSIVDPKNFDQNSFVDVVSDVCIIPPNSFALARTIEYFRIPRNVLTICLGKSTYARCGIIVNVTPLEPEWEGHVTLEFSNTTPLPAKIYAGEGVAQMLFFESDEVCDVSYKDRGGKYQGQTGVTLPRT; the protein is encoded by the coding sequence ATGAGTATTAAATCAGATCACTGGATTCGCAGACAAGCGCAACAACATGGCATGATCGAGCCGTTTGAATATGGTCAGGTCAGAGAAAATGAGCAGGGGCGCATCATCAGTTACGGCACGTCAAGCTACGGTTATGACGTGCGTTGTAGCAATGAATTTAAAGTCTTTACCAATATTAATTCATCCATCGTTGACCCGAAAAACTTCGACCAAAATAGCTTTGTCGATGTGGTGTCCGATGTGTGCATTATCCCGCCGAACTCCTTTGCGCTTGCGCGAACTATTGAGTATTTTAGAATTCCTCGTAATGTGTTAACGATCTGTCTAGGAAAGTCGACATATGCGCGTTGTGGTATTATTGTCAACGTAACGCCGCTCGAACCGGAATGGGAAGGGCACGTCACGCTTGAGTTTTCTAATACAACTCCACTCCCTGCGAAGATTTACGCGGGCGAAGGTGTGGCGCAGATGCTCTTTTTTGAATCCGACGAAGTATGCGATGTCTCCTATAAAGATAGAGGCGGTAAGTATCAAGGTCAGACCGGCGTCACATTACCGAGAACCTAA
- the apbC gene encoding iron-sulfur cluster carrier protein ApbC produces MTITKERVEALIGTKTDPYLEMDLVSADCVKSIKIAADKVSVEIELGFYANAHSKAIEAEYSELLTNELGIKTEVSCTSRVVAHKVQGSLKPLPNVKNIIAVSSGKGGVGKSTTSVNIAFSLLREGAKVGVLDADIYGPSIPTMLNSHERPVSKDNETMEPVVTQGLQTNSIGYLIADKDAAIWRAPMAVSALAQLLKQTNWKDLDYLIVDMPPGTGDIQLTLAQQIPVAGSVIVTTPQDIALLDAVKGINMFKKVNIPILGVVENMSFHICSNCGHEEFIFGSDGGKRLAEEYGVGLLGRMPLDVRIREEADKGAPTASTEHELASYYHEIATKMAAKLSLRDKDMMGKFPKIVVQNV; encoded by the coding sequence ATGACAATTACAAAAGAGAGAGTCGAAGCACTCATTGGCACCAAAACCGATCCCTATCTTGAGATGGATTTAGTAAGTGCCGACTGTGTGAAGTCAATTAAGATCGCGGCGGACAAAGTGTCTGTTGAGATTGAACTTGGGTTTTATGCAAACGCTCATAGCAAGGCGATTGAGGCTGAATATAGCGAGCTTCTCACCAACGAGCTTGGCATTAAAACGGAGGTGTCATGCACCTCACGAGTGGTTGCGCATAAAGTTCAAGGCAGTTTAAAGCCGCTTCCGAATGTTAAAAATATTATTGCTGTATCGTCCGGTAAGGGCGGAGTTGGGAAATCAACCACCTCGGTCAATATCGCGTTTTCACTGCTTCGTGAAGGGGCCAAAGTGGGCGTCCTGGATGCGGATATCTATGGTCCGAGCATTCCGACCATGTTAAATAGCCACGAGCGTCCTGTATCAAAAGATAATGAGACGATGGAGCCGGTGGTGACTCAAGGGCTTCAAACAAACTCAATCGGGTATCTGATTGCCGATAAAGATGCGGCGATCTGGCGTGCTCCGATGGCGGTTTCCGCGCTTGCACAGCTCCTAAAACAGACCAACTGGAAAGATCTTGATTATCTTATTGTGGATATGCCTCCAGGAACCGGTGATATTCAATTAACGCTCGCGCAGCAGATTCCTGTTGCCGGAAGTGTGATTGTGACAACGCCGCAAGATATCGCGTTATTGGATGCGGTGAAAGGGATCAACATGTTCAAAAAAGTGAACATTCCGATCTTGGGTGTGGTGGAAAACATGAGCTTCCATATCTGTTCAAACTGTGGCCATGAAGAATTTATCTTTGGCTCAGATGGCGGAAAACGCTTAGCGGAAGAGTATGGTGTGGGTCTACTTGGGCGCATGCCGCTCGATGTTCGCATTCGTGAAGAGGCGGATAAAGGCGCGCCAACTGCATCAACCGAACATGAGCTTGCCAGTTATTATCATGAAATCGCAACCAAAATGGCGGCGAAACTCTCGCTCCGCGATAAAGATATGATGGGCAAATTCCCGAAAATTGTCGTTCAAAACGTATAA
- a CDS encoding FlgO family outer membrane protein: protein MKKVLASLVAMTLLAGCDFGLRPDDPMRSKKIKYEQEVTKNQLLDASAKEAVSELQRRNPALFTSIVTPDVKRTYKQYVINTAYLEQNPEKSNRLGRAIAESLTEAFTTYGSARQVSLNPSVMTIATIEGKRYFHTSDKAAELGTRLGADAMIIPSYRIQDGQTIINLNIIRPGENQPIMQYAYAIKNDAEIERLAKEL from the coding sequence ATGAAAAAAGTTCTCGCAAGTTTAGTAGCGATGACGCTGCTTGCCGGATGTGATTTTGGGTTACGCCCTGATGATCCTATGCGCTCAAAGAAAATCAAATATGAGCAAGAAGTTACCAAAAATCAACTGCTTGATGCCAGCGCAAAAGAAGCGGTGAGCGAATTACAACGTCGTAATCCCGCGCTCTTTACCTCGATTGTCACCCCGGATGTGAAGCGCACCTATAAGCAATATGTCATTAATACCGCCTACCTTGAGCAAAATCCTGAGAAATCAAATCGCTTAGGTCGCGCCATTGCGGAAAGTTTAACGGAAGCGTTCACCACCTACGGTAGCGCCCGTCAAGTGAGCTTAAATCCATCGGTAATGACCATTGCCACCATCGAAGGCAAACGCTATTTCCATACCAGCGATAAAGCGGCGGAATTAGGCACACGTCTTGGCGCCGATGCGATGATCATTCCAAGCTACCGCATTCAAGATGGCCAAACCATCATTAATCTCAACATCATTCGCCCCGGTGAAAATCAGCCGATTATGCAATATGCTTACGCGATTAAAAATGATGCTGAGATCGAGCGTTTAGCGAAAGAGCTCTAA
- the tsaE gene encoding tRNA (adenosine(37)-N6)-threonylcarbamoyltransferase complex ATPase subunit type 1 TsaE → MNQMTKILVNETETAAFAQEFAGALHKNNGLAAKLHLYGNLGAGKTTFSRYFIQAFGMDGPVKSPTYTLIEPYEFEGFTLLHCDLYRLASPLEIYDLGLLEEESAMWLIEWPEKGEGVLPKSDLNLRLNRTGETLTLELEAVSALGEAILAEL, encoded by the coding sequence ATGAATCAGATGACAAAAATATTGGTTAACGAAACGGAAACTGCTGCCTTTGCACAAGAATTCGCGGGCGCACTGCATAAAAATAATGGCCTTGCGGCAAAGCTCCATCTCTATGGGAATTTGGGCGCAGGGAAGACTACCTTTTCACGCTATTTTATTCAAGCCTTTGGCATGGACGGGCCGGTAAAAAGCCCAACTTATACCTTAATTGAGCCGTATGAATTTGAGGGATTCACTCTTCTTCATTGCGATCTTTATCGCCTTGCGAGCCCACTTGAGATCTATGATCTAGGGCTTCTTGAGGAAGAGAGCGCGATGTGGTTGATTGAGTGGCCAGAAAAGGGTGAGGGCGTTCTGCCAAAGAGTGATCTCAACCTACGTTTGAATCGTACCGGTGAAACCTTAACGCTTGAGCTAGAAGCGGTGAGTGCATTGGGTGAAGCGATTTTGGCGGAGCTTTAA
- a CDS encoding MATE family efflux transporter, with product MKRTLPFKKEEFKALISLAIPILITQLFLVGMGATDVAITGHFDTAVQASVGLGVMIWNPLFLFGNGVLMSIAILSAHKFGAGKTDEVATIWHNGLIIAAGLIVLVVLIMNFGVEWILNLVDADPKLIPGSVLYLRALSIGAPAILLFISLRSVCEGVSKPLPITIVSGVGFVVNGLLNYVLVNGYAPLNIKSYGVWGSGLGTALTLWIMFLLLLAFTRVDPRLKSLNLMSTKFRFTNIFGELAKIGFPNGATMFAEVAIFSAAGLILGRYAEKIVASHQISLQITSLTFMIPLSTAIALTALVGQRMGRGDFPAAKQMGDTGRITIVGIMFLTSSLLFYARNHLPMLFNNEAAVVALSAKLILYSIIFQIPDGLQISANGVLRGMKDTKVPMVLSVTSYWLVAFPLCYYLGVTREMAAEGVWIGLIIGLSCSALLLNSRLFILTRRLGAQ from the coding sequence ATGAAACGGACGTTACCCTTTAAAAAAGAAGAATTTAAGGCGCTGATCTCGCTTGCGATTCCGATCCTCATTACTCAGCTTTTTTTAGTGGGAATGGGCGCGACGGATGTGGCGATCACCGGCCATTTTGATACCGCGGTACAGGCCTCCGTGGGCTTAGGCGTGATGATTTGGAACCCCCTATTTCTCTTTGGAAATGGCGTTTTGATGAGCATTGCGATCTTGTCGGCGCATAAATTTGGGGCGGGCAAAACCGATGAAGTGGCCACTATTTGGCATAACGGATTAATTATTGCGGCGGGACTTATTGTGCTCGTGGTGTTGATTATGAATTTTGGCGTGGAATGGATTTTAAATTTGGTGGATGCCGACCCGAAATTGATTCCCGGCTCGGTGCTATATCTGCGCGCACTCAGCATTGGCGCGCCGGCAATTTTACTCTTTATTAGCCTCCGCTCAGTGTGTGAAGGGGTCTCAAAACCGCTTCCGATTACGATCGTCAGTGGCGTGGGTTTTGTAGTCAATGGCCTTCTTAATTATGTGCTTGTCAATGGTTATGCGCCCCTTAATATCAAGAGTTATGGCGTGTGGGGTTCAGGGTTAGGCACGGCGCTGACGCTCTGGATTATGTTTTTATTATTGCTTGCGTTTACCCGCGTTGATCCGCGCCTGAAATCCCTTAATTTAATGAGTACCAAATTTCGTTTTACCAACATCTTTGGTGAGCTTGCGAAAATCGGATTCCCGAATGGTGCCACCATGTTTGCGGAAGTGGCGATCTTCTCTGCGGCGGGGCTTATTTTAGGGCGTTATGCTGAAAAAATTGTGGCGAGCCATCAAATATCGCTCCAGATCACCTCGCTCACCTTTATGATTCCACTTAGTACCGCCATTGCGCTGACGGCGCTTGTGGGGCAACGCATGGGGCGTGGCGATTTTCCGGCGGCAAAACAGATGGGCGATACTGGGCGCATCACCATTGTGGGCATTATGTTTTTAACCAGTTCACTGCTGTTCTATGCGCGCAATCATCTGCCGATGCTCTTTAATAATGAGGCGGCGGTGGTGGCGTTAAGCGCAAAATTGATTCTCTACTCGATCATCTTCCAAATTCCCGATGGCTTACAGATCTCGGCCAATGGGGTGCTGCGCGGGATGAAAGATACGAAAGTGCCGATGGTGCTGAGCGTCACATCCTATTGGCTAGTGGCGTTTCCGCTCTGCTATTATTTAGGCGTGACGCGCGAGATGGCGGCAGAAGGCGTGTGGATTGGGTTGATTATCGGGCTTAGCTGTTCGGCGCTTCTCCTCAATAGCCGTCTCTTTATTTTAACGCGTCGTTTAGGAGCACAATAA
- the uvrC gene encoding excinuclease ABC subunit UvrC — translation MAFDADGFLKTAPTHPGVYIMRNDEGEIIYVGKAKNLKNRLSSYFKSKQLLPKTAVLVSNIASIETTITGTENEALLLESNLIKQHRPRYNVRLIDDKSYPYIFLSDHSFPRFSFYRGTRKRKGRFFGPFPSSGAVKETLNLMKKVFKVRQCDDSFFSNRTRPCLQYQINRCSGPCVDKISRSAYADDVADAVLFLEGKSQVLIERLGQSMALFSRNLQFEEAAKVRDQIQYIHEIQGSNIIEGTHESLDLMALYEEAEITAVEVMTVRDGRVLGTRAYFPMVPEDTEESEIITSFIMQYYGPHRMPPGNIVINCALEADESEWLQNALGEVAERKITLQNRVRQQKLRWLEMTENNVKQSVAVKLAGRATIEHRLEALEALLGFEEPLKRIECFDISHSFGERTVASNVVYTDEGFTKKFYRRYNISGIEPGDDYAAMKQALTRRFKREENQFPDLLIVDGGKGQLQMALETFAELGIANVALISVSEAEGKKRGFDTIWLSDKHQIEVDPTTPAFHLITQIRDEAHRFAIEGHRAQRDKLRRRSVLENIPGIGEKRRTALLTHFGGLDALKKASIEDIAKVPGIHLTLAETLYRALHEGNRS, via the coding sequence ATGGCATTTGATGCGGATGGGTTTTTAAAAACGGCGCCGACTCATCCGGGCGTCTATATCATGCGCAATGATGAGGGCGAGATCATCTATGTGGGCAAGGCGAAAAATCTTAAAAATCGGCTCTCGAGTTATTTTAAGAGTAAGCAATTATTGCCGAAAACTGCTGTGCTGGTCTCCAATATTGCCTCCATTGAAACGACCATTACTGGTACCGAAAATGAGGCGTTACTGCTTGAGAGTAATCTCATTAAACAGCATCGTCCGCGCTATAATGTGCGCCTCATCGACGATAAGAGTTACCCCTATATTTTTCTCTCCGATCACAGCTTTCCTCGCTTTAGTTTTTATCGTGGGACGCGAAAGCGCAAGGGGCGATTTTTTGGCCCCTTTCCCTCATCGGGCGCGGTAAAAGAGACCTTAAATTTGATGAAAAAGGTCTTTAAAGTGCGCCAGTGCGATGATTCCTTTTTTAGTAATCGAACCCGTCCTTGCTTGCAATATCAGATCAATCGCTGTAGCGGGCCGTGCGTCGATAAAATTAGCCGATCCGCCTATGCCGACGATGTGGCCGATGCAGTGCTCTTTTTGGAAGGAAAATCGCAAGTGTTGATCGAACGGCTCGGGCAGTCGATGGCGCTGTTTAGCCGGAATTTACAATTTGAAGAAGCGGCGAAAGTGCGCGATCAGATTCAATACATTCATGAGATTCAAGGCTCCAATATTATTGAAGGGACCCACGAATCGCTCGATCTGATGGCGCTTTATGAAGAGGCTGAAATTACCGCCGTTGAAGTGATGACGGTGCGCGATGGGCGGGTTTTAGGGACGCGGGCGTATTTTCCGATGGTGCCCGAAGATACTGAAGAGAGTGAGATTATCACCAGTTTTATTATGCAATATTATGGACCGCATCGCATGCCTCCGGGGAATATTGTGATCAATTGCGCGCTCGAGGCAGATGAGTCAGAGTGGCTGCAAAATGCGCTTGGTGAGGTGGCGGAACGTAAGATTACGCTGCAAAATCGGGTGCGTCAGCAAAAATTGCGCTGGCTTGAGATGACCGAAAATAACGTGAAGCAGTCGGTCGCGGTAAAACTTGCGGGAAGGGCAACGATCGAGCATCGGTTAGAGGCGCTTGAGGCATTGCTTGGATTTGAAGAGCCGCTCAAACGGATCGAATGTTTTGATATCTCCCACAGTTTTGGTGAGCGCACCGTGGCTTCCAATGTGGTCTATACCGATGAGGGATTTACCAAGAAATTTTATCGGCGCTATAACATCTCAGGCATTGAGCCGGGCGATGATTATGCAGCGATGAAGCAGGCGCTTACACGCCGATTTAAGCGCGAGGAGAATCAATTTCCCGATCTATTAATTGTCGATGGCGGGAAGGGTCAATTGCAAATGGCGCTCGAAACTTTTGCAGAATTGGGCATTGCCAATGTTGCGCTCATTAGCGTGTCCGAAGCGGAGGGGAAAAAGCGCGGATTTGATACGATCTGGCTCTCCGATAAACATCAAATTGAGGTGGATCCGACAACGCCGGCCTTTCATCTGATCACACAAATTCGGGATGAGGCGCACCGCTTTGCCATTGAAGGACATCGTGCCCAGAGGGATAAGTTGCGTCGCCGCTCGGTGCTAGAAAATATTCCGGGCATTGGGGAGAAGCGCCGTACGGCTCTTTTAACCCATTTTGGTGGATTGGACGCACTGAAAAAAGCGAGCATTGAGGACATTGCCAAAGTGCCGGGGATTCATCTTACTCTTGCGGAGACACTCTATCGGGCGCTCCATGAGGGAAATCGTTCGTAA
- a CDS encoding nuclease-related domain-containing DEAD/DEAH box helicase: MAITIPETISRNAMPGERLFFNTLKKHLPDEYIVYFEPDIYGRKPDFVIIGPSLGVVIIEVKDYTKNTLIQLNKDSWLIYSAKNEQVSVPSPLNQAREYTFTVKNALCKNSVLTQQEGDFRGQAIFPYGYGVFFSRFHEADLIDHDLFEVIPPHQIFSRSEIDPEHEAFSAENLLEKLHNMFPTSFRVRNPLSKTEIDTIRFILFPEVRISAKKSQSYTPYNQKTLVHLTDLKAMDLYQERLARQIGDGHRLIRGVAGSGKTLVLASHAKLLAKDHPEWNILVLCFNISLAQFIRNMIETSDIEVTKQLGIFELIDHDTATKPRGKISVMHFHHWLHKVLNINEESIPDFIESFDPTDASLPQYDAILIDEGQDFEPEWFQLVSQFIDANNKAFLLVEDRAQSIYKRKRSYKDDFGLSFQGRSRVLTINYRNTEVITDFAWDFYKKFSALGDPKTVRTLNPDDIIIPETTKRSGKLPALIRRDSFTDEIELLIKQILKLNQTDGVDFKEMLILYRVKSAKVDGKWINYIDYLREQLAEAKIPFYWMTETQQAKLNVNYAENSVKISTIESSKGLDFKAVFIIGAHNLPFTMEDDPHREASLFYIGMTRARDLLWISYSGDSIYTDYFDALIEKQKQ, translated from the coding sequence ATGGCAATCACCATTCCTGAGACCATTTCCCGCAATGCCATGCCTGGAGAACGTCTCTTTTTTAATACACTTAAAAAACACCTTCCCGATGAGTATATCGTCTATTTTGAACCCGATATCTATGGGCGAAAACCGGATTTTGTCATCATCGGACCGAGCCTTGGCGTAGTGATTATTGAGGTAAAAGACTACACAAAAAATACCCTTATTCAGCTCAATAAAGATTCTTGGCTCATCTATTCTGCAAAAAATGAGCAAGTATCGGTACCATCACCGCTGAATCAAGCGCGTGAATATACCTTCACCGTTAAAAATGCGCTCTGTAAAAATAGCGTCCTCACTCAGCAAGAGGGTGATTTTCGTGGTCAAGCGATCTTCCCTTATGGATATGGGGTGTTTTTCTCGCGATTTCATGAAGCCGATCTCATCGATCACGATCTTTTTGAAGTCATTCCACCTCACCAGATCTTTTCACGGAGCGAAATTGATCCTGAACATGAGGCATTTTCAGCCGAAAATCTTCTGGAAAAATTACACAACATGTTCCCAACGAGCTTTCGTGTTCGCAACCCGCTTAGTAAAACAGAGATCGACACCATTCGCTTTATCCTCTTTCCGGAAGTGCGCATTAGCGCTAAAAAGAGCCAAAGCTATACGCCCTATAATCAGAAAACATTGGTCCATCTAACCGATCTGAAAGCGATGGATCTCTATCAAGAGCGCCTCGCACGGCAAATTGGCGATGGACACCGACTCATTCGTGGCGTTGCGGGAAGTGGTAAGACGCTTGTCCTCGCAAGTCATGCAAAACTTCTCGCTAAAGATCATCCAGAATGGAATATTTTAGTGCTCTGCTTTAATATTTCATTGGCGCAATTTATCCGCAATATGATTGAAACCTCCGATATTGAGGTCACTAAACAGCTCGGAATTTTTGAGCTAATTGATCACGATACAGCGACTAAACCTCGCGGAAAAATCAGCGTGATGCATTTTCACCATTGGCTTCACAAGGTACTTAACATCAATGAAGAATCCATTCCTGACTTCATAGAATCATTCGATCCTACCGATGCCTCACTTCCGCAATATGACGCAATTCTAATCGATGAAGGACAAGATTTTGAGCCGGAATGGTTTCAACTTGTGAGCCAATTTATCGATGCCAATAATAAAGCCTTTTTACTCGTAGAAGATCGGGCACAATCGATTTATAAACGCAAACGCTCCTATAAAGATGATTTTGGGCTCAGTTTCCAAGGGCGTTCACGCGTACTCACCATCAATTATCGCAATACTGAAGTGATTACCGATTTTGCGTGGGATTTTTATAAAAAATTCTCTGCGTTAGGCGACCCGAAAACAGTTCGAACGCTCAATCCTGATGATATTATTATTCCTGAAACCACAAAGCGAAGCGGTAAACTTCCGGCATTGATTCGCCGAGACTCCTTTACTGATGAGATTGAGCTCCTCATTAAGCAGATTCTAAAACTCAACCAAACCGATGGCGTCGACTTTAAAGAGATGCTAATTCTATATCGGGTAAAAAGTGCAAAGGTCGATGGAAAATGGATTAACTACATCGATTATCTGCGGGAGCAACTTGCCGAAGCCAAAATTCCTTTTTATTGGATGACAGAGACTCAACAAGCGAAATTAAACGTCAATTATGCTGAGAACTCCGTTAAAATTAGTACTATTGAAAGCAGTAAAGGGCTCGATTTTAAGGCCGTTTTTATCATCGGTGCACACAATCTTCCCTTTACCATGGAAGACGATCCCCACCG